GCTCAGTGCTGCTGCGCAAGGCGGCCGCGCTGGGCTGACTTCTCCCGCTCGGGCGGCCGGGATTCGAGCGCGGCCCGGATGCCGTCGATCGCGTCGGCCAGACCGCCCGGCGCGGCAGCCGCTCCACCATGCCGGCGCCCGCGACAATCGCGCCGGCCACGTCGGCCGAATCCCCGAACGCGTACGCCGGGAACACGGAGAACCCGGTGAGAAACTCGTCCACGCCGTACCTGAACGCCCTTGGTCCCATGCCGGGGGCGTTCGGCGCACCGGGGCAGAGCAACGTCCCCGTACCGGGTTGGCACGGGGACGTGTGTGCGAGGTGTGCTAGGACCGTGTGGCGAGGCTGACGAAGGCTCGCCACGCGTCGGGGCCGAAGGTGAGCACCGGCCCGGTCACGTCCTTGCTGTCGCGGACGCCGACGACGCCGGGGAGGTTCTTCGCCACCTCGACGCAGGTGGACCCGCCGTTGCTACTGCGGGTCGACTTCCGCCAGATGGCGCCGGCCAGGTCTGCCATGTCGGTGCCACTTCCTTGAGCAGGTCGAGGGTGAACGCAGTGGGCAGGGCTACCGCTCGGATGGACTCCCACACCGCTCCCAGGGTATCAATGTCCGCTTGCTGGGTGACCACGCGCGATTGCAGCGGATCGTCCAGGTGCGCGGCCTCCCCGAGCGGCCCCTTCGCCATGATGAAGCCACCGGCGAGCCCAGCATGCGCCCAGGCATCGGCCGGCACCGATGCATCGCACTGATGCTCTACCTCGGCACCCAGTTCGTCGACGCCATCTCCGACCTCCACGTCTACGACTCCGCCCTCGGACCACCACCGGACGTACGCGCCATCTTCGACCGCATCATGTGCTGGATGCCACCCGAGCGCCCCCCGGCGTGAGCGGCCTCGTGAACACCTCGGGAGGACCAACGGCCGCTCTCGCCACGACGAAGGGGCTCGTCAGAGCGGCGTACCGGTGACGCAGGTGAGCAGACGATCCTGCCCGTACGTCGCGATTGATCGTTTTGTGCTGAACCCGTGTGCCTGGAGCAGGCGTTCTGTCGACACGACGTTCGCGGTGGCGTTCGCGGACATGGGCCGCTCACCGAACACGGCGAGGGTGCCTCCCGGAGCCAGCAGGCTGCGCATGCGCTCGATCTGCTCTGTCGCGGCCCCCAGCCAGAACAGGCTGACGTTGACCGCGAATATCTTGGTGAAGTAGTGCGGCGGAAGCTCGGTGGAGTCGAATCCGGCGTGTCGAATCTCGGCCCTGCCGGAGCGGATGTGGCTGGCGTTGCGTTCCGCGGCGAGCCGTGCCATGGTCGCCGCGCGGTCGATCGCCACGATCTTGCCGGTGGTGAGTCGTTCGGCGACCAGCGAGACAGCGACTCCGCGACCGCACCCGATCTCCAGCAGGTGGTCGTCCGGGGCGACTGCCAGCGTCTCCACCGCCCACCGCTGGCGGTGTGTCACCGCGGTCGTCTCGGCCGATTCGCGCGGTAGCGGGATCGGACTGCCGCCGACGACGGTCGGGTGTCGGACGGGCAGGACGCATCTCACGACACCGCTGACCGGGCCATGACCGGGGCCGGGACCGGATCGTGCGGGCGGACGGACGGCTCGCGTCGCACCGACCGGACTCTGTTCACACACCTGTCGCAAC
The Micromonospora pisi DNA segment above includes these coding regions:
- a CDS encoding DUF397 domain-containing protein; its protein translation is MADLAGAIWRKSTRSSNGGSTCVEVAKNLPGVVGVRDSKDVTGPVLTFGPDAWRAFVSLATRS
- a CDS encoding class I SAM-dependent methyltransferase, which translates into the protein METLAVAPDDHLLEIGCGRGVAVSLVAERLTTGKIVAIDRAATMARLAAERNASHIRSGRAEIRHAGFDSTELPPHYFTKIFAVNVSLFWLGAATEQIERMRSLLAPGGTLAVFGERPMSANATANVVSTERLLQAHGFSTKRSIATYGQDRLLTCVTGTPL